AAAGGCTTTGTGTCTAGAACTTTTACCTCAGCAAAATAATACTATAAGGGGGGGAAAAATGGTTTTTTGGGTGTCACGTACCCCAAAAGACCACAGCAGAGGAGGTAGGATCTGGGTGGTGGATTCTCACCATTGTGGACATCTCCAATAAAATGCAAGACGCTAACATGTTTTCCAAAATCAACCTGAGGAGACTGGAAGCAGAGTTCAGTAGGTGGTTTGAGGAGCCTAAGATACCTTGTGAAGACCATGTGACATTAATTTCAAACCCTTACCAGTTTGAGGATCTGTCAGCAGAATTCCAGCTGGAACTGCAAAATGGAATAGACATGGAAATAACACTACAATATGATATTGAGATGAAAGCCAGGTCATGAACATTTGGgaggaaagaaataaaaggggaACCCACTCTATGGCGCTTACACATGTACATTCAGGTCTACAAAGCTGTTTGTTTCTCTCATGTAAGCTCCATTTTATAGAAAGAATGTACAATCATACATAatcacttttataaatattggTTGGTTCTTTTTTTTGGTGACAAATATAATTTATAGCTCCTTTGGGCATTGAATATACACCTAAAATGCATTTCTTTCAATTTctttcattaaaatgaatgaatataaataagtGTTTGAATAAATGAGTTTATGCGCTTTGTGTTTTCATTAAGATAAAGAGATAATTTCACTTTCAATCAGATACCTATTTCTGAAAATTAGATAACTGTCCTGTGCTGTGTTCCCTGTTCATTTTATAATACACTATTTATGGTTTTCActattttgtagtagtgtctgaaaatggGACAATTTTCAATGCactcaaacactgaaaaatactctCGTGCTAGAGTGCAAAATCATTCTCTACTACCCTGAATTCAGTGCCCTGTAATAGTACACTGTATAGTGAAaaatatagggaatagtgaatgaAAAGCCATTTTGGACATAGGATTTTTGCTCTTATATTTGAAGCAAGTGGTTGTCTAAGAGTGATTTAAGGATTCACTGTATGTACACTTATCTAAAGGAATACGAATATATTGGTGATGGTGGTGAAACGGCCCGGGGTAAGCTTCCTTTATTTTCTAATTCCAGTGTTGACAGGTATGTATagcacctttaaaaaaaaaatgaaatctgcttATACGCCTTGGTGGCCGTGTGGAGCTGCTCGCGGCTGATTGGATAAGAGGGGCCGTGACGTCAGCGCGTCGCTGTGACGCGGGGTGAGTGGTAGAGCAGAGGGAGAAGACTGTGGCGGTAACGGATGGAGCTTAGTGATACTTAACtgtacattaatttattttagctTTAAGAAACTCCCAGAATACAGCGTCTTTAGTGAATACAGTTTGTGACACTCTTTGGGAGGCAAACTGCTCTTTAAGTATGAAACCAAGAGGCTAGAAAAGCTTCAGAATTGTCGCATTTGTGTTAACGTTAGCTACCGGTCACAGTGTTGTCTTCCGAGTTTCTTTCCATTTTGTTGTTCCTCTTTCAATATTGTCTCTACATTAAAGACTGTGAATTGAATAAACAtaatttcatattatttaacTCGTAAATCTGCTCTCAAAGTGGTTAAATGAGAGATAGGACTGAGGGACATTACCTGAGGACAGAGGAGCTGAAGTTCACTTCTGGAACTAATttctcgttccaccttaaatagtgcagctgTAACTGAATGTAATGTCAGATATCTCCGTATTTATTGTGTCCACTTTTTGCTTTACTATCTACACGTTCCATTCTTTTCAGGAGGCTTGGTTTCAGTTTTAAACGAACAAAAACGGCAGGGATATTGAATTTAGGTTGAATTTAGTTTCTCACGAATAAAATTAAAGGTTTATGTACTGCATAGTAAGCTATCTTTTCCATACGCAATCTGCATCATTTCTGCATCATTTTTTCTGCAGTTAATTGTCGTTTAACCTTCATTTACTCTTTCTTAGGTTTTTGAAATTCTTGTTTAAAACCGGTCCTTACACTtccattaattattaattaatacattcttTGACGTCAAAAGTTATATAAttagatttattattataaccTAATTAATGCTATTGTTACATTCTTGTGTATTAGTATTAGTGTTATTATATTTGTCTGGTTTTATACTTTATTTTGAGGTGGTAGTATCAGTcagatattaattcattcagtcattaaatCATCCATCCAATACATTGATCCATCAGTATTGCTTCTGTTGTCattgctgtttttgtttatgaTGTTTTGAGGCAACAGTCTAATTTGACCTGTTTATGTTTTTGCCCAGGTTAACACTATGAGCTGAAGGCccccctgtttttttttttccctccctccctccctccctctatccATGATGAATGACAAGCTGGTGTTTTTGGGGCTGCTGTACTTCATCCAGGGCATCCCCTATGGTCTACAGTCATCCCTGTTGCCTGTGTACCTGCGCGGTGCCGGCCACTCCCTCACCCGCATCGGCCTGACCAAGGTGCTTTACTTCCCCTGGGTGCTGAAGGTGCTGTGGGCGCCTCTGGTGGATCGCACGGGCTCCAAGCGCTGCTGGCTGGTGGCCACTGTGGCGGGGCTGGCGATGGTGTGCCTGGCCAGTGCCACTGTGGCCCCGGAGTCTCAGTATGCAGCAGTGGCAGGTGCCCTGCTGGCCATGAACGTGCTGGCCTCAGTGCAGGACATCGCGGTGGACGGGGCGGCTGTGCGCCTGCTGCGGGGACAGGGTGAGCTGGGCCTGGGCAACACTGCGCAGGTGGTGGGCTATAAGGCTGGCTCTGTGTTTGCTGGTGGGGGGCTGCTGGCCGTAATTGACGTAGCTGGTTGGGGTTGGATGTTCACCCTCCTGGCGTGTGTCTATGGAGGAGTGGCTCTCTTTGTGTGGGGTGCCCCAGTGCTAGATGGAGAACCCAGCCGGACGCAGGGAGAGACCCGCAGGGCTTCCCGGGATGTGGCGCGGCCATGGAGGATCTGGAGGAAATTGATGTCTGTGCCTGGGACGCCGTGGACTGTTCTGTATGTGCTGACATATAAACTAGGTGAGTGTAACAAGTGGTGTATCCCCAGAAGTGAAGCTCGACCAGGtagccagtttgaggaaaaatgAACAATCAAGCAAGAGAccataatagctaagaagaatgtgccataatcaaaatatttacacagaaaaaagtgttcatcattttactaaaacatctacctatgcAAGAATAAGACTTAAAAGTGAACGAGTGGCTGCCATTTctctgcatttacaagcctttactgtccaaaccCACCTGAAATATTTCAACTAGACAGGACTGCTGTTTAGCGTTTAAAActtgcattttatttacaattttcgTAGTCAAACAATTTGTTCCACCTTATGTGTCCGTTTACAAATCTTATTGGGGTTATTCGCAAGCTTAATGAAATTCTCAGTTACACTTTAAGAGCTGAAGCTAGTACTATAGCTTTTGAAAATTTTGAAGCAACTATTCCAGTTCATCcgtttaaatcacacaaaccaattgaATGTGATTTTACTAAACATTTACCTACTTAAGCGGAATGCAAATATTTAAAGAACTGCTACGGTTTTCACTGCATTTAAAAGAATTTACTGTCtaaaccacattaaaatttTACACTAGACAAGGTTGGTGTTATTTTCTATTGAACCATAtatgtcattttaggaggcagatccttGCTTCTTCATATTTAAGCATTTAGTTTCACATTAAATGGGTCAGTTTAAGACTTTTATTTGCATCATTATtcagcttcttattgaatactcatttccatGTTAAACAGATatgcgaagctaaagctagcgctaTGTTTATAAGCAAAACTCATTTTGAAACacttatttcttatttaatccatttaaaacatgagcaagtgtacatcatgtcactaaaacatcaaCCTACTGAAACGCTTATATTTGATGTGTACTACCTAAGATTGATTTCTCTGTTCCAGCTAAAATAGCTAAATATgagaggcttttcaaacacagttCTTAttgcttaatttgtttaaaacgcACACGAATCTGcatcagtttctttaaaacaaacaatggtatttatacatttcaatcatgttgttattcactttgttcatataaaacacacaaagcacAGTCCTGCCACGTTTCAAATGtcgctatgcctcactttctttatataaaacacacaacctatggcTTTACTctttttaatctatacataggcatctgaatttcaatattttttaaagaaactatttgctgttacctgttcaggagaatctcgctctgttctgtagtgttgctgcttgAATACTccctccacttttcaaacacaaggccaatattgtctctcattttactccatcTGTGGTCATAGAGCTATTTAGAAGGGCAATGAGGCTTTTTGGGTCAGGTAAattataacattaactctgttcacctGGCTGCAAGtcactgtttgtagacctggcagTGGTGGGCTtgaactgtaaaatgattggacaagAGGGcagactgggcacttctcaaagagaatagactgctttagcaatgctgtgagaggcagcagtgttttagctttgactgtttccttattctatgatcacacaccctggacattttattactaagtacagtaaatatattagaGGTTGCTCCTTTAATCCTTGTCCTGTTATCCCTGAATCATGCACCCGATTAATAAGAATTAAAGTAAAATTAGTTTGAAGtagtaaacattttaaacagtgcATATAAACTAGGGCTGTGCGATATTGCTGAcagaaatgttataaaatatttaatttcattcaatATGGATAATTGCTGATCATTTTCAATTACGTATTTTTTCATAAATAACAAGAGAAACGGCTACATTTAAAGACTTTGGGCAGCACTGTGGTTCGGTGATTAGCAAGTTTGCCACCCGACAGCTGCTTCTCGCCAGACTGTtgattgagtgttgaatggaatggcatTCTGTGCAATGTAGATTGTAAAGTGCctttgggtatctagaaaggcactatataagtataactacaaataaaattaaattaaaaacttttTCATAGTGAACCACCTTATTTTAAATTTGACCACTTTATGTATGAAGACAGAGTTATTTTTCAACACAACAAAGAAAactacacacaaataaatatggaATGATCTCACCTTTATATAGACATTAAATAACAAAACCAGCTATACCAATAACACACATCAAAATTTGTGAAAATTACAGTTTCTAAATGATTGTGATATTCCACTGAGCTGTTATAGAGAGAATGGAGCATCCAGCTGCTACGCCAGGTCCACTGCTGGTTTACTGGACTAAGTGAATGAATCACGGGCTGAAGTCTCTCGTGAGGAATTCGTAATGCTTTACGCACAAAACTTATGGACGTCTACCCAGCAGAATCTGCAATCAAGAAGTTCGgtattagatagatagatagatagatagatagatagatagatatggGTGTGAGACTTGATTTGACAACAGTACTCTAAATGTGatttacactcagcagcaggtaggggaactcaggagacaaaaatggaatttcttacattgtattcatttaaatgcacaatattttaaataacttgaacttagtaaataaaatatttcaaatgtaaatatagaAAGTCGAAGTCAAACTTAAGGTAGATCAGCCAATCATTTGTAAGACAGATTAAACATTGTAAAAACTTCTAAagatcattaaaaaaagaagaagaaaaagaaaaggaatgcAATGTAAACTGCAACATCAACTTTGTGAGCTAACATCAAGATCTAATGGATTATATTAAAAGACAGTAACTTCTCAGTGAAGTACTTGTGGTACAGGACAACACAAGTGTCACCTATGCAGTGAAACCAGACTCTTTCAACCATGCTAAGCAGTAGCATATCAATAGCTGTGTTCTAGGCTACTGCATTTTCATATGGTATTGATGCAGATTTCCTCTCTATCTTGATGCTCTGTGGGTTTCTTGAAATAATATGGCAGATCTAGGTCAGCGATTACAACATTTTGCATACTCCAAAGGGTGGAAACAGCTAAGGTGAAAAATAGTGATGTCCCGAATGTTTTTTGCCCCTGCTGATACTGAGTCCTGATCCGAAACTTAGATATTCCTAGATAACACTGTTACACAGTGCCCACTTCAAGTAAACTCAGCCCAGTTTATCTGCTTGACACTGAATATCTTGCAGTAAAAAAGAATTTGCCTGCATCCAAGCCACtgcttaatttgtttttataagAGAATATACAAATGGTGTCTTTATAAACAGCTCATATTGAATATTTTTAGTCTTATATGAAATTGTGTAATGTAATTTTCTATGTATCAATAATTACTTTGATTAAAAAAGTCAGTCATCTTTTATTCATATCACATATGTGTTGTAGGAAAGATTGAATGTAGTTTCTAGGGATGCACCAATACCACTTTTTTCCTTCCGATaccgatatttcatgttcaaataCCTGCCCATACCGAGTACCAATACCAAATCTATCTATCTTAAATACTAGATAAGTgcctataaatccagatatttatattgctatacttacagatttgatttttttaaaccagtGTTCTGTATCGCTAATAAGATATAATTAACCCGAATGAACaacatttacttatttaatagctgcacattaaaaatgttaagtTTCAAAGCCatgaaaaaaatcaatatttccACAATACAGTAACAAGTACAAGTAGGAACACATAGTCTAGcctgactgaacagcttttACAATGTTATGAGGTTATTTGTCACGAGTGTGAAATGCATTTTctaaggactgctgctgacctgtgttagcgtgcttctttgtggttgcttgaatgaagtcagtgttctttgacatgccttaagctggggttacactacacgACTTTTAGCCCAGTTCAGACCAGTTGCAGCATATAAAAcgggtttttttttatccaactTTGAACGTAGGCGTGTAGTGTAAACTCTCCACAAACTCAAGGCTGAACCAGTttcttcaacagccaatgagaacagcaCAGAAAGTAAAGACGGGCGCGTGCAGTTGAGCTCTACAGCAAAGGACAGataaaactatgaaaaactacaatatactacatagtgctggatgcacatgtccccaaataatgagtattacctgtaggagaacatGGTGCTCCACACAACACgctgttacagcctttattccaactGAGTTCTAATACTGGCACGCGCTCCTGCTAGCACAGTTTCTGAAGGTGGAACGTAACTGCAACTATGTACTATTTTCCTAATCTCCAGCTCCTGCTGCAGTGTGTAGGGACCGCGCTGACTGAGTTTTCATATCCACGACccatttttacatgttttttttttctttgtgaatcTGTACAAACTGCAGCGCAAACCATAACCACAGAGACTTGTACGTCTGTATTTATCAGTGTTTCCTAGAAAGTGcgagttgtgtgtttggttgGGGCGTTTGGGTTCATGTAgtgtgaaatacccagtctgATTACAGTCTGCGCCGACTTAAATTCAAGCTGCATCTAGCGGAGTGCATGCGCATCAGTATCTGCTTCATGGAGTGTGTCCTGAAAAGTGCActgtgtactacatgtagggaatagggAGAAGTGGGCCGTTTCAAACACACCTATGGTATTGGTACACTCTGTAGCCGATACACATGCTGAG
This window of the Hoplias malabaricus isolate fHopMal1 chromosome Y, fHopMal1.hap1, whole genome shotgun sequence genome carries:
- the LOC136679487 gene encoding major facilitator superfamily domain-containing protein 3-like, whose protein sequence is MMNDKLVFLGLLYFIQGIPYGLQSSLLPVYLRGAGHSLTRIGLTKVLYFPWVLKVLWAPLVDRTGSKRCWLVATVAGLAMVCLASATVAPESQYAAVAGALLAMNVLASVQDIAVDGAAVRLLRGQGELGLGNTAQVVGYKAGSVFAGGGLLAVIDVAGWGWMFTLLACVYGGVALFVWGAPVLDGEPSRTQGETRRASRDVARPWRIWRKLMSVPGTPWTVLYVLTYKLGEQGAITMFPMFLLDHHMTARELGMWNGVVAMAFSICGSSAGGFLLSRYSIGLLMRRVFVIRTVSMVFQCSLLTVLEPSPLMKGMSVLSLSMQHFIAGLITTLTFTSMMNCTQRAEESIQATHYSYLATLEVLGKLSFSTLAGGMVDTVGFPIAFLLFLFLTSSSALHVWRATETGVLKEQLKEQPR